The genomic window GGAGAACTTTCTAGTAAACTCTTGTCGATGAGAGGAGGCACTTTGCCCATCACTAGAGGTACTAAGCCTGGCCTAGAGGATGACTTGGCGGACAGATGTCAAGACGTAGAGGATTCAACCCTTGGCTGAGGAGGAGTCCTCTAGAAATCTATGAATGGCCATAGAGAATTCCTGTGTCTGTGGATAGCCATTGGCAGACAGGTAACAAGTATTTGAACTGtccattcatttttgtttatccaAATTAAGAAGAGAAACTATTTTATTCTCTGAAGTAGCCCAGAGTAGTTAAAAACTACTACTACTATTGCCCCAGGAACCAGGAAAAAACTAAGCTTGGTGAATGTCCTAGTTTTAATTGGGGTGTTGACAAAGCTGATGCAACAGACCCTAAACCACAAGGCTCATGAGATGGAAGCCTGTTTTCCTCCCAAGTTAAGGCAGGGGACCAGGGAGAGGTGGCCAAAGCCACCAGGTCATCCAGGGACTCAAACAACTTCTGTCTTGTTGCTCGACTATCCTCTAGAGTCTTGTCCGGTCCACCATCAGTGCTCAGTCACAGCCTCATGTCTCCATTCCAGCCCCTAAGAGAATGCAAAAGGTGTTTCTTTAagaccatgaccctgaggttTCATGCATCCCATCCAGTCACATCCCATTGTCCATAGCCTAGTCATGTAGCCACACCTATCTTCAAGGGAGACTGAGACATGAACCCCCTAACTGGACAATTGTGTGCCTTGCTAAAAAGATACAGTGATGCCCAGTAACCAGTAACAGCTCTGCCATAGTCACCTCCAGCTTCCTGAccttgcccttccccacccctgctaGAGGAGGCTTGTAGTAGCATAGGTATGGCCCAGCAGCACCATCTACCATTACACCAGCCCTTTCCTCTTGAACTTCCCCGCTGCCACACACACCCTCACCCAAGCCCGTACTTTGCTCCCATCTTACACTTCCTCCCTGCTTGAAACTCTCATTCCCACTATTAGGGATAAAACTCTTGACCAAACCAGTCCACCACAAGGTGTGTATGGTTAATGGCTCAATATTTTAGCTTTCATAGGGAGCGTCTTGATTTTTCAAGCAGAATAAATTAATCTTAGGTGAAGGACGGTGACAAGCAGTGGGAGATATATCTTTGAAACACATtgcagctcattctctctctgctgaTGTTCACAAAGTAGTAGTTGCTTTTCATGACTGAGCACTTCCTGAGTGCCACCATGCTCATGGGCCTGAACTTGCAGTTCTCAGCACTTGTATTTCAATACGTGACTCTCCCTCCTGAAGCCTTGTTGGGTGGATGTTATAATAATTGTGCAGTGTTGGAATCAATGCACAGCGCTATCCTCCCCCAAGCTGACCCATCCTGAAAGCAGATGACCCTGAAGTTTCTTTCCGGGGAAGAGGAGTACCACTGTGCCCAAGCAGCCTACggccttcctcctcttccctaccCAGCCCCTTCCTGGAATGTACTGTTATGCCACATCACAGCCTCTCTTAGTCCTTACAGAGGTGCAAGGGATGACTCACCATGCTTCTGAATAACTCCCTAAGAAGATGCATATTTATTCCACAAGTCACACTGTCTAATCCCAGAGGGGAAACTCCTCTGGCAGCTGAGTCTCCTTCAGACCCATGCTTAGCCAGGTGACTTGAGCCCAAACCCCATTTAAGGCATTTCCTGCCCACATTAGATTTAAGTGGTTTCCAGTTATCTGCGGTGAGACGCCACCCTGAAACTGCCCAAGGCAGAGCCACCTCTGTGTCTTTGCCTTCTAGAAATCGGCAACCATGCACATGCCCCCCATTGCCCACTGTGAAAATCTATCTGGAGAGATACTAAAATCACCCTACTCAGATCCAATGATGCTTGTATGCTGGTTCCCAGGTATCTGAAGCTCTCTGGCTCCATGCCCCGTCTCTGAAGACCAGCTGTGAATACACGAGCCTCTACTTCAAGCCTGCTGCCAAAGCGGAGGACACGGATGCTGATGATTATGTCAATATCCCCTGTCTGACTCACCTAGCCAGCTGTCCCCCTGGGCCCAGACCCTGGTGCCAATGAGTCCTGTTGAGCTGCTGGATTCCAATACTTGCTCTGTTTCCAGAGCCCTCATTACCTCCCATGCCAACCTTGAGTCTCATTCCTGTGTCTCCTGAGAATAGCTCAGTAACCTCTCCCAACTCTTCTCACACCCCTCTGGAGCCCCCTGTGGTTTTCAAGTGGGCCCTGGGCACATGGAGCATTTGTCCCAGTGCCAACTGCTTCCTCTCCAAGCCATGGGATTCCAAGAGTGTCTTCGCTGCCCTGGCTCTAGACTCATGGCATCCGGCTGGAGATAGGAATAGGTGTTGCTTCAGGATACTTTCTCAGGCTTGGGTGTCACACCAGTAGAAGGCTCCCGGACCTTCTAGTGAGACCATGCCTCAGTCCTGTGAGTTGGTTGATATGATGAAAGGTTGTAAATTTTCAGAGCCTAGGCTTGTTAGTGTCAGTGCTCCTAAATCCTTTATACTGTCTCCCTCCCTTGATGTACCTAAGTGCTGTGACCCCAGTGTCTcccctcttttaaaaataggatagcTTGTGTTATCTCTTTATCTTCCTTCCATGGCTTAGCAATGATATTTGTGCACTTTGCGTTGGTCTGTTTTGGCCATCCCAAACTGTTAACATCTCTCTGCAATCAGAAATGCCGCCTCATCTCTTTGCCAGGTAACTTCTGGCAAGGTAGGGAGGAAAGTGGCTTCTTGGAGGGCCTACCACTCCGCAAAAGCACTTATGTCATGAAAGGAGAGATCGCCCATCCCCTGCATAGACCTTCTCTTGAGTTTTCCAGGCAAGGGCATAGGCAGACTGAAGTCAACTACAAAGTTCAGCCAGAGCTCGGGACTAGGGATCACCCCAGTCTTGCTGTTAGGAAAAAGACCTTTCCTGGAGGCATATCTCTGCCTTACCGGCACTTGCCCACACTTAGGAAGAAGAGGCTGTCAGAACTGGGTTTCCTGCTTCTTATTAGCAGGGAGTGGCATCAAAGATTGGACGGTCATGTGATGACACCATTAGCCGTGTCAGCTTGACAATGGCACCCTCTCCAGCAGCAAGTAAGAATAAGTAGTATAAGAAAGGAGGGCCCCCAagaagggatggggagaagggggtggggagaaatgaaATGTTTAGTGAGCCTGCTTCATGCCTGGCCCTTAGCCTGTATCTTGTATCTTCCATCATTTACATTCCAAACAGATgcccctcacctcctccccaTTGCTGTGTTCCTGCAGATCTCATGGCAATATGGTTTCTATGTCCTAAAGTGCAACTTCAGCACTTCATTGTTCCTCAATCATtcaaagacagacaaaaaaaatccagtttattAAGTATTTACTTAGCACTTATCCACTGCCCCCCATGGTGTAAAGCATCATGGAGGATAAAAAAAGAAGCATGGGGACAGTCCTTGCTGCCAAAACAGAACTTACAGTCTGATGAATAAATACAGCATCGATTAAAACACTGATAGAAATTAAATAGGGTTGTAATAAATATAGAAATCTACTTTGTAGATTATTCACAGCATCCAAGAGAACCTTCCATGACTGTCTTTGGGGTCACTTCAAGAAAGAAGTCTTTGAGGATAAGCCTGGCCAAGAATGATATCCATCGTCAAAGGGGTGAAGTGTTCAGAGAACACCACTGGAAGGGATATGGCACATTCAAAATGACATGGAGAACAAGGAGGGTATCCTGGTGTTGGCATTCAGAACTGGTAGAATTTCTCCATCCAGGTCAAGAGAATGTCCACTTCTCCAAAGGCTTTGGTCTGGGCTGATTGGATGTCCaactaaagagaaaagagagttgATGGTCTACCGTATTAGCCACAGGAATAAGTTTCCTTCCCATCCTGTACTCCTGGAGCTCGCTGTGTCAGCTCTGGGATGGCCTCTGATGAGGGCACCCACCCATTGTGGGAGGCAGTGAAGACCAAGGGACCAGTGAGTAGCAGTGGGCAAGGAGCAAGGGAAAGGCACCTGGAGCTCCTAATAACAAGAACTATGGAATCCTAGTGTGAGGTGGATTTTGCCACCTCCCAAGTTTACtatgcagatgaagaaactgaggtccagttGCCCCCCTTCCTGTGTATAAGATTCCTCTTCACCATTTATTTTTACACTGATGGCTCTGTTCCTCAAAAAAGTGatcaaaatcatttattttttggagGGGTCTGCAGATGAAATTTggattttctttgttgtctttATTTGGGAGATGGtaatatattttccctttttttctcacAAACTAGACCATTTGAGCATTATGGAAAATACTGCAGATACGTAGCACGTTTTTCCCAGGGAAAAGTCCTTCATAAGGAAATCATCTCATAGGGAAATAGAAATGCACTTCAGTAGGAAAACTGGCACAAATATGGGTCGTGTCGTTTGTGGAGCTTGTGCAAAGTAGATGATAATTGATGCAAATATCCCTGTGGGTGTGCAAAATTAGGCGGCTTTGGGGTATGCCTGGTGGGGTCACCTGCAGTGAGTTCTGCATGAGACACCCACGTGTGATGGTTCAGGCTAGTCTACTGGTGGATAGGCAGGTTCTCAAATCCTGGCCTTTACCTGTTTAAATGCTCTCTGGAACAGTAGAAACCGCCGGCGTGCGCTCTCACTGATAGAAAACATGTCGTTTTCCTGCTGGATAATAGGGGGGTATAATTATGCCAAGTGTTGGGTAGCAGCAGAAgcaagccccctccccctccttcctagTGATGCCAGCGCAGTTCCCCAGACCAACTCTGAATCCCACATTCTCAAGGTAGCCCTTGCCGAACTCCCACCGTGGTGGGGGCTGACTCCTTTCATTTTCACAGCAATCTGGTCACGTAGCATGATTATCTACATTTTATACATAaggaaaatgaagctcagagatGTTGACTGCTATGTAAAGGGTTTTCCAGCTGGTTAGAAGCAGACCTGAACTTGAATCCAGAACTACTCATTTCAGAATCCAGAGCCCGTGCTCTCTCCCGTGACACCATCAAATCTGTCATGCAATAAAAGCCAGGACTGGATAAGGGAAGGGAGGATGTCTTCTCAAAATACGCCCATGCATTTCCCATGGGCCCTCGTCACAGCATTGTTCTACTCACACTGGGTTGCAGTTTTGAGGCGATGACAAAAAAGTTGTTGGCCAGAGTTGAGAATGACTTCCGGATCCTGGAGTCAGCTGCCTTACCCAGATAGCTTTTGAAAATGGTATTCAGGTAAAACTTCAGCAGGGCACGGATGAGGTAACAGCTCTCGACGTCCTGGGGAGGATCTGGGTTACTGCGGAGCCGAGCCTTCCCCCCAACCATGGCCCTAGGTGAACAACCCATGTGCCACATGGGGCAAGATaagcacacagagaaagagatcttCTAGGAGAGGCTGACCAACATTAAATCTGAAGGAGCCTTCAGGGGCACGCAGAGCGGCGCCCTTGGTTGATGGGAGGAACCGCAAACCCAGAGAGGACAGACCCACAGCCAGTCAGTGGCAGACACAGACCTAGGTCCCAGAAGTCCTGATTCCCCATCTTTTTAATGTCCTTTCCTCTACACTACATGGCCTCTCTAATAGCTGTGTTTGTGTATGGCTGGGTGCTGGATCGTAGAAAGCACCCGGCACTTGGTGGTTCCAAGTTGAGAGTCCAGGTAAAGAACtggaaagagaaatgaggaaaaaaaactaaCACCCTGGAACACAGGGATTGCACTCAAGCCTCCTTGAGCGCCGAGGGAAGCTCAGTGCCTTGTGGGGACCAGGGCTCAGTACATGCACTCGCTGACTGCCTATCTGGGTGTGAGGATGACAGTAATGAGTGAGAAAGAAGGATGGGAACCAATGAGACCAAAGCAGCTGTGGAATCCTGGTGGCTCTGGCTAAATGGAGAAAGATACTTATGAGCCTCAATCCGTACTACCCTCCATGTCCccatacacacatacccacataACCCAGACACGGGGGTGATGACTCAGACGTTTACttctctggctccctgcccagccctgtcCTGTGTAGGCTCAGTCAGGCAGAAGTGGTCTCTATCAGCCTCCCCTCGACCACCCATAGGAGACAAGCCATCCGACACAGAGGCATTGTCTTTCCCCAGAGTCTGATTACCGAAACGTTCTGCAGAATCTCCTTCCGTAGCAGCCGGACACTCGTGATGTTATCCTTAGCTTGCTTTGGGAATAGAAAGAGAAGATGCATCCAGGTTGAGGGACAACACAGAAACCAACCACGCAAATACATGCTGATCCCCAGATCTATCCAGTCTGAGATCTCAAAAGCCAGAGAAGCCAAGGGAGGACCCAGGAAGAGCTGAGCTAAGGTAGGCCCCCAGTGGGTGAGGGTACAAGTTTCCAGCCACAGAAATCACTAAGCTTAACCCCCAGAGGCAGATGGAATCCCAGGAGTTCTCAGAGCCTTGGTGGGGGACCTGTTGTTTCCCTCGGTCAGAAGGAAATAAGCCTATTTGGTTTAAGAATGAGTAGGGGCAGGGCTTTACTCCCATTTTCTGTGGGGGTTGGCATGGAGTGGGGGTTGCACCTTTGAGCTGCCTCTTGCCCTTGGAACTTCCCCTCAAGCAGCCGTatcctccaactcttggtttataGCCAAAGTGTCCCTGTGAGAAAGGCGCTTTAGAGCCAGTATGAGTACCGATCACCTTCAGCACCCGGAGAAATTCTCAGTCATGTTTCACCAGCGGCCCCTCCCACAAAGAGCATCAACCACTCTTTTTACCATTAGCTAAAGCCTTGTTTCCTCATGTGCAAGAAGGAACGCGTGCTTGTGATGCCTCTGATTTCCAAAACttattatataggaaaataatcaGCGAGTTGCAAAGGGCCCCGTAATCACAAAATAGCCTCCTGCACTCACGGGAACCCCTGCAGCCGCGTCCAGAGCCACACCTCACTCACCACAATGTCCTTCACGGCCCAGAAGGCCTCCCAGAGTTCCTGGAGGACTACGCCCTCCACTCGGCAGGGTCCGAACTGGAATTCTTGGCCCTGGACCCCTGGAGCCTGGCTGCAGAGAAGCAGGGTCAGACTCAGGCTGAGGAGGGCAGTTGTGCCCCCTGGAAAGCCCATCTGCCGcgaaggagggagcaggaggatcCTGCTGGAAGAAAAGGAGGCGTCACAAGGTAC from Neovison vison isolate M4711 chromosome 10, ASM_NN_V1, whole genome shotgun sequence includes these protein-coding regions:
- the IL24 gene encoding interleukin-24, whose product is MGFPGGTTALLSLSLTLLLCSQAPGVQGQEFQFGPCRVEGVVLQELWEAFWAVKDIVQAKDNITSVRLLRKEILQNVSDVESCYLIRALLKFYLNTIFKSYLGKAADSRIRKSFSTLANNFFVIASKLQPSQENDMFSISESARRRFLLFQRAFKQLDIQSAQTKAFGEVDILLTWMEKFYQF